GAGTGAGTGATTATTGACCAGTTAACTGGTGATTAGTTGAATAAAACGTAAATAAAAGACTAAACGTTATGATAAAGAATTACCTAAAAGTTGCCTGGCGCAACCTCATCAAAAACAAAGCCTCATCAGCCATCAATATTGGCGGCCTTGCTGTGGGTATGGCGGTAGTAACACTTATTGGCCTTTGGGTTTGGGACGAATTGTCATTCAATAAATACCATCAAAACTACGACCATATTGCACAGGTCAGAACGCGGCTTATTGATATGCGCACCAAAGAGACGGGCATTAACAACTCGCTCCAGTTCCCGATGGTGACCGAGTTGAAGACCAATTACAAAGAGAATTTCAAGCACGTTGTAACGGCTTCCTGGGATGTCGATAATATACTTTCGGCAGGTGACAAAAAACTTTCAAGAACAGGTTTATACATGGACGCCGATGCGCCCGAAATGTTGACGCTGAAAATGATACATGGTTCCAGGTTAGGGCTGAAAGATCCGTATTCTATCATGCTGTCTGAGTCGACCGCCAAAGCATTTTTTGGCGATGCCGACCCGGTAAACCAGGTAATGAAGATCAATAATAAGCTTACCGTTAAAGTTACCGGTGTGTATGAGGATCTGCCACTGAATTGCCAGTTTAAAGACCTCAAATTTCTGTCAACTACAGCCTTATGGATCATTGATAATCCCTGGATAAAAGAGCGTGCTATGACCGACTGGCAGAACCACTTCCTGAAAATTTATGTAGAAATTAATCCGAATACAGATTTTGCAACGGTATCGCACAATATTAAAGACGCTGAACTGAAAAACCTGGGCAATCTGAAGGAGCAGGCTAAACAAAACCCACAGGTTTTCCTGCTGCCCATGAGCGACTGGCACCTGCACAATTACAAGCGAGGCCAGGCAGACACCGGACCGCTCCAGATGCTGTGGCTGGTAAGTATCATCGGAGGTTTTGTGTTATTGCTGGCCTGCATCAATTTTATGAACCTGAGCACGGCCCGGTCCGAAAAACGTGCAAAAGAGATAGGTATTCGCAAAGCAGTGGGATCGGTACGCCGCCAATTGATTGGGCAGTTTTATTGTGAATCATTTTTGATTGTCCTGTTGTCGTTCATGTTGTCAATGTTTTTAGTTGCGCTGTCACTGCCGTGGTTTAATGACCTGTCGGGCAAGTTGGTTAAAACGCCTTATGCAAGCCCTTATTTCTGGCTGTTGAGCGTCGTATTTATTTGCATCACGAGTCTGGTAGCCGGAAGTTATCCTGCGCTGTACCTATCTTCGTTCAATCCGGTAAAAGTATTGAAGGGAACTTTCCGGGTTGGCCGGTTCGCTTCGATACCGCGTAAGGTATTGGTTGTAACGCAATTTACCGTATCTGTAGCGCTCATCGTCAGTACTATCATTATTTACCGCCAGGTGCAGGTAGCCAAAGCCCGCCCGGTTGGCTATACCCGTGAAGGCCTGATCATGATCGAAAAAAAATCAGGTGATTTTGATGGTAAGTACGATCTGCTTCGGTCAGAGTTAAAAAATACCGGCGTTGTTTCCGAAATGTCCGAATCGTGCGGAAAAGTTACCGAAATAGCATCGGGCAATGGTGGTTTTACCTGGCGCGGCAAGGACCCAAACCTGCAGGACCAGTTTGGCACGCTGCCCGTAACCTTTGAATACGGCAAAACAGTTGGCTGGCAATTTGTGCAGGGTCGCGATTTTTCAAGGAAATTCCTTACCGACTCATCAGGCATGGTGATTAATGAATCGGCTGCCAGGTATATGGGGCTGACAAACCCGGTGGGCGAAGATATAAGTTGGAAGTTCCAGGATCAACCGTTAAAATATTATAAAATAATCGGCGTGGTTAAGGATATGGTAATGGAATCGCCCTATATGCCCGCAATCCCCACTGTTTTTATGATCAAAGGCCACATAGGTACTAACCAGATTAATGTCAAAATAAATCCCAATGTAAGCACCACCGTGGCCTTGCCAAAAATAGCAGCCGTTTTCAGGAAGGTAATCCCTTCGGCGCCGTTCGAATACAAGTTCGTCGACCAGGAATACGCTGCTAAATTTGCCGCCGAGGAAAAAGTAGGCAGCCTCGCCGCGGTTTTTGGCGGGCTTGCCATTTTCATTTCATGCCTTGGTTTGTTTGGTTTGGCCTCCTTTATAGCCGAGCAGCGGGTTAAGGAAATAGGTGTGCGCAAAGTACTGGGCGCATCGGTGATGAATCTATGGGGAATGCTATCGAAGGATTTTGTACTGCTGGTTATTATATCTCAGATCATCGCCTCGCCTATTGCTTATTATTTCATGAACAACTGGCTGCAGCATTATCAATACCGAACCAATATATCCTGGTGGATATTTGCCCTTACCGGCACGGGAGCTATCATCATAACGCTGGCAACCGTAAGCTACCAAAGCATAAAAGCCGCGTTGGCCAACCCGGTGAAGAGTTTGCGGAGCGAGTGATCAGTGATTAGGTAACTGGTGATTAGTTGAAT
Above is a window of Mucilaginibacter ginsenosidivorans DNA encoding:
- a CDS encoding ABC transporter permease; translated protein: MIKNYLKVAWRNLIKNKASSAINIGGLAVGMAVVTLIGLWVWDELSFNKYHQNYDHIAQVRTRLIDMRTKETGINNSLQFPMVTELKTNYKENFKHVVTASWDVDNILSAGDKKLSRTGLYMDADAPEMLTLKMIHGSRLGLKDPYSIMLSESTAKAFFGDADPVNQVMKINNKLTVKVTGVYEDLPLNCQFKDLKFLSTTALWIIDNPWIKERAMTDWQNHFLKIYVEINPNTDFATVSHNIKDAELKNLGNLKEQAKQNPQVFLLPMSDWHLHNYKRGQADTGPLQMLWLVSIIGGFVLLLACINFMNLSTARSEKRAKEIGIRKAVGSVRRQLIGQFYCESFLIVLLSFMLSMFLVALSLPWFNDLSGKLVKTPYASPYFWLLSVVFICITSLVAGSYPALYLSSFNPVKVLKGTFRVGRFASIPRKVLVVTQFTVSVALIVSTIIIYRQVQVAKARPVGYTREGLIMIEKKSGDFDGKYDLLRSELKNTGVVSEMSESCGKVTEIASGNGGFTWRGKDPNLQDQFGTLPVTFEYGKTVGWQFVQGRDFSRKFLTDSSGMVINESAARYMGLTNPVGEDISWKFQDQPLKYYKIIGVVKDMVMESPYMPAIPTVFMIKGHIGTNQINVKINPNVSTTVALPKIAAVFRKVIPSAPFEYKFVDQEYAAKFAAEEKVGSLAAVFGGLAIFISCLGLFGLASFIAEQRVKEIGVRKVLGASVMNLWGMLSKDFVLLVIISQIIASPIAYYFMNNWLQHYQYRTNISWWIFALTGTGAIIITLATVSYQSIKAALANPVKSLRSE